The Argonema galeatum A003/A1 genome segment TCTCTTAATTGTTTGACTACTAATTTCCATATACTCTGCAACTTCCGAAGATTTATCCTCACTATATTGACGCTCTTGCAGATTCTGAAGTTTATTTTTAAGATTCGGATTTATTTTTATTAAAACTTCTCGCGAAAGTTTTTCGAGATATTCTTTTGCATTTTTGCCTCCAAGCTCAGCTTCTTCTATCAAATTTGTCTGCCCAGGTTGTCTGCGATTTGCGAACTTTATCCAATCCTGGATATTCCTAGTTTCTGGACTCTTTGTAAAGTAGCAGCAGATACCAAGACAGTCTACTAAAAGCCAAGCTTCTAATTCTTGAAGCATAAGAATTAATATAGCTTTTCCTACAGATGCACTAACTACTGCTTGAATTCTGTTGACTAAAGAATTTCTTTCGCTACGTCGTTGAGCTTGGGATTTTGCACTGTCTGCATCTATAAGAAATATGACTATATCGTTACGCCTAAGATATATATCAACTGCTTTTTTTAATCCATCTGGTTTCCGCGCGGCATCATTGAATGCTTGTTTAGTTGCATATTCAATTGTTAGATCGCATCCATAGTATTCAACTATTTTTTGAGCTATACAGCAAACCGAATCTCTATCATTGTCAGATTCCGGAGTCCAGATACGCACACTGGGCATACTAACTACCCACCATTTCTTCTAATAAGTGACTATGATAAATGGCACTACCTAATCCGAAATCATTCATCCAATCTAAGAGATCGTCACGATTTTCAGCCAGCTTATCCAGTAAACAAGCTTTGGTTCCATACTCATCTTTCTTACTCAAAAGAATTACTGAGATTTCAGATGATATTTCTTCCGGATCGAAGCAATCAAGTAACTGAGAACTATGAGTTGTAAAAACTACTTGAGTCCTTTTAGATAGTCTTTTCATTATAGAAGCAACATCTTTTAGAATACCTGGATGAAGATTTCTTTCTGGTTCCTCAATACCAATCAGCGGGGGTATATCGGACTGATAAAGCAGTATAAAATAAGCTATCAATCGGAGAGTACCATCTGACATACTGGACAATGGCATTTGTTTACCATCTGGTTCTAAAACTTTTACAATTTGCTCTCCCTCTTCAACTAGACTTAAGCTGATATTGAGACAATCTTTGAGTTCTTGACTAATCCCCTCAAAGGTATCTCTTTCATTTTGAGCCCAGTAGTTCAAAACTTCCTGAACTTCACCAGCTTGAGCGTCAAGGCTTGGTATACTCTCACTGGGGTTACTTCGTTGAGCGATACCTTTAATCATGCCCATCAAAGAAGGGTATTGTCTTATTATATCTGGATCTATATCATAAAACTTCCACTCTCTAATGTAGCTAGCTAGTTTTTTTGTAAAAGGTTTATTTCCGAAGTTTCCCGCCGATCTTAATGCTAAACCTTCTATACTTTCCGGGGCTGACTGATATTTTTGAGTGTTTTTACCATCTTCATCACTTACTTCTCCTTTGCCATTTATAATATTAATTACCTCCTTTCCATTTACTTTCAGATTTTCATGAGCTAGCAGAGTTTTTCGTCCGTTAGATGCAAGAGATAAACTATATTCTGCTTGCTTATCATCATCCTCTACAGTAATGCTATAACAGATATTGTCATTACCGTATCTTAACGCTCTCTGCATTCCTTCAACTGCGGGAAGAGATTCTCTAACAAGAAGACTGCTTAGAAACCTTAGCGCCTCTAAAGAGTTTGACTTACCGCTTGAATTTGAACCGACAAGAATTGTTAAGTTTCTAAAGTTTAAGTCAACATCACCCAAACTCTTGAAATTTTTGATTTTTGCCGATCTAAGTTTCAGATTCATAAGTCCACAACCTGTTATGCTATATGAGTGAAATACCTACACATTAAACCGGAACAACAGCACATCGCCTTCCTGCACAATATACTCCTTACCTTCACTGCGAACTAAGCCTTTCTCCTTCGCAGCAGTCATCGAGCCAGTTGCTACCAAATCTTTATAAGCAACTGTTTCAGCGCGAATAAAACCGCGCTCAAAATCCGTGTGAATCACACCAGCAGCTTGCGGTGCCAACATTCCAGCGTTAATCGTCCAAGCGCGAGTTTCCTTCGGCCCAGCGGTAAAATAAGTACGCAATCCCAATAGTTCGTAAGTGGCACGAATTAAAGATTTCAAACCGCCTTCTTCTACGCCCAGAGATGCCAAAAATTCTCCCCTTTCTGACTCTGGTAACTCGACTAATTCTGATTCTACTTGGGCAGAAACAATTACGACTTGAGCTTTTTCTTGAACCGCTATTTGCTGCACCTGTTCTACATATTTATTTCCAGTTGCCAAATCATCTTCAGACACATTGGCAGCATAAATTATCGGCTTAGAAGTGAGCAAACCTAAACCCTTAATTGATTCAATTTCTTCTTCAGTTAAACTAACTTGCCGCCCTGGTTTGCCTTCATTTAATACAGCACTTATTTTTTCCAAAGCTGACAATTCAATTTGGGCTTCCTTGCTAGTACGAGCCATTTTACGGGTGCGATCGATCTTACGCTCGATTTGCGCCAAATCGGATAAAATTAACTCTAGATTGATGATTTCAATATCTCTAGCTGGGTCAACAGAACCGGCAACGTGGATAATGTCATCATTCTCAAAACAGCGCACTACATGAACTATGGCATCTACTTCTCGAATATGGGATAAAAATTGATTGCCCAGTCCTTCCCCCTGGCTAGCACCTTTCACCAACCCGGCAATATCTACAAACTCGACGCGAGTTGGAACAATTTGGTCGGAATTGGAAATTTTAGCCAGAACATTTAACCGTTCATCTGGCACTGCAACGACGCCGACGTTGGGTTCGATCGTGCAAAAGGGAAAGTTGGCGGCTTGCGCTTTGGCATTAGCAACCAAGGCGTTAAATAGGGTGGATTTACCAACGTTAGGAAGTCCAACAATTCCGGCTCTTAGCATTTTAGTTCTGGGGTAAAAACTGGGTAAATTTGATTTTAGACTGTTTAGGGAACGGTTTGAGGAATTGGCCCTGGAACCGTCTGGGGAATGGGTGCAGGCACAGGTTCTGGCACAGGTCCTGGAATTGGCTGAGGCACTGGCCCAGGGACGGGTTCTGGCACTGGCGGTTCGGGAATGGGATTGGGTATGGGTTCCGGTATGGGACTGGGAATCTGGGGTTCGGGGAAAGGAAGGGGACTGGGATTAATCATGAGAATCTTCATAAAATCGTTCGACTCTATCAAATTAGGTAAAAACCGATCGAATGACATCCTCCTGAATAGCTACGCCCTACAATATGCCTTTTGAATAGTGTATCCAGATTTGCTACTGTAGCAGTAAGATTAGTTTCATGTCATTTGTCTCAGATTCTCAAGCAAAAACGCCCTTGCTGGACGCTCTCCAGGAATATGTTAACAATTCCCATGCGGCGTTTTACACGCCGGGACACAAGCAGGGACAAGGAGTTTCTCAGCCCCTGGGAGAATTACTGGGTTATGAGGTGTTTCGATCGGACTTAACTGAGTTGCCGGGTTTGGATAATCTGTCTGCGCCAGAAAATACGCTCCGGTCGGCGCACGAATTGGCAGCAGCGGCCTTTGGAGCCGAATTTACTTGGTTTTTGGTGAATGGTTCGACTGCGGGGGTACTGGCGGCGATTTTGGCGACTTGCCGGACGGGGGAGAAAATTATTTTGCCTCGAAATGTACATCAGTCTGCGATCGCAGGTTTAATCCTTTCCGGTGCTATACCGATTTTCGTTAATCCAGAATACGACCCCCTGAAGGATATTGCCCACTGTATCACGCCAAAAGCTGTGGCGGCTGCACTACAGCAGCATCCAGACGCTAAGGCAGTGATGATGGTTTACCCAACTTATTATGGCGTTTGTGGAGATGTGGAAGCGATCGCAGACCTAGCTCATCAACACAACATCCCTTTGCTGGTAGACGAAGCCCACGGCCCCCATTTTACCTTTCATCCCGACTTGCCGCCTTCAGCCTTATCAGCTGGCGCTGATTTGACGGTGCAATCTATCCACAAAGTTCTCAGCGCTTTAACTCAGGCATCCATGTTGCACGTTAGGGGTAACAGGGTCGATCGCGATCGCGTCAGCAAAGCCTTACAATTAGTGCAGTCCACCAGTCCCAGTTATTTATTATTAGCTTCTCTGGATGCGGCGCGTCAGCAGATGGTATTGCATGGCGAACAGCTGATGAGGAGGACGTTGCAGTTAGCGGATCAAGCGAGAACCAGAATCAACGAAATTCCGGGATTATCTGTTTTAGAAACCGCATATACACCAGGTTTTGTGGCGATCGATCGAACGCGCTTGACTGTGACTGTTTCCCGCTTAGGTTTGACCGGATTTGAAGTGGATGAAATTCTATATCAACACAGTGTAATAGCTGAGTTCCCATCAATGGAACATCT includes the following:
- the ychF gene encoding redox-regulated ATPase YchF encodes the protein MLRAGIVGLPNVGKSTLFNALVANAKAQAANFPFCTIEPNVGVVAVPDERLNVLAKISNSDQIVPTRVEFVDIAGLVKGASQGEGLGNQFLSHIREVDAIVHVVRCFENDDIIHVAGSVDPARDIEIINLELILSDLAQIERKIDRTRKMARTSKEAQIELSALEKISAVLNEGKPGRQVSLTEEEIESIKGLGLLTSKPIIYAANVSEDDLATGNKYVEQVQQIAVQEKAQVVIVSAQVESELVELPESERGEFLASLGVEEGGLKSLIRATYELLGLRTYFTAGPKETRAWTINAGMLAPQAAGVIHTDFERGFIRAETVAYKDLVATGSMTAAKEKGLVRSEGKEYIVQEGDVLLFRFNV
- a CDS encoding aminotransferase class I/II-fold pyridoxal phosphate-dependent enzyme, whose protein sequence is MSFVSDSQAKTPLLDALQEYVNNSHAAFYTPGHKQGQGVSQPLGELLGYEVFRSDLTELPGLDNLSAPENTLRSAHELAAAAFGAEFTWFLVNGSTAGVLAAILATCRTGEKIILPRNVHQSAIAGLILSGAIPIFVNPEYDPLKDIAHCITPKAVAAALQQHPDAKAVMMVYPTYYGVCGDVEAIADLAHQHNIPLLVDEAHGPHFTFHPDLPPSALSAGADLTVQSIHKVLSALTQASMLHVRGNRVDRDRVSKALQLVQSTSPSYLLLASLDAARQQMVLHGEQLMRRTLQLADQARTRINEIPGLSVLETAYTPGFVAIDRTRLTVTVSRLGLTGFEVDEILYQHSVIAEFPSMEHLTFIISLGNKEEDIVKLVQSFATLAKKYQTASYPVKKTRGLDLVEMPDRYKMPLISPREAFFASTETLPFEQISQRISAELVCPYPPGIPILMPGEVITPTALEYLSTIKAMGGTISGCTDSTLQTLKVVKD
- a CDS encoding DUF4276 family protein; the protein is MPSVRIWTPESDNDRDSVCCIAQKIVEYYGCDLTIEYATKQAFNDAARKPDGLKKAVDIYLRRNDIVIFLIDADSAKSQAQRRSERNSLVNRIQAVVSASVGKAILILMLQELEAWLLVDCLGICCYFTKSPETRNIQDWIKFANRRQPGQTNLIEEAELGGKNAKEYLEKLSREVLIKINPNLKNKLQNLQERQYSEDKSSEVAEYMEISSQTIKRNESLEEFAQCLKKLAAVE
- a CDS encoding AAA family ATPase, with amino-acid sequence MNLKLRSAKIKNFKSLGDVDLNFRNLTILVGSNSSGKSNSLEALRFLSSLLVRESLPAVEGMQRALRYGNDNICYSITVEDDDKQAEYSLSLASNGRKTLLAHENLKVNGKEVINIINGKGEVSDEDGKNTQKYQSAPESIEGLALRSAGNFGNKPFTKKLASYIREWKFYDIDPDIIRQYPSLMGMIKGIAQRSNPSESIPSLDAQAGEVQEVLNYWAQNERDTFEGISQELKDCLNISLSLVEEGEQIVKVLEPDGKQMPLSSMSDGTLRLIAYFILLYQSDIPPLIGIEEPERNLHPGILKDVASIMKRLSKRTQVVFTTHSSQLLDCFDPEEISSEISVILLSKKDEYGTKACLLDKLAENRDDLLDWMNDFGLGSAIYHSHLLEEMVGS